ATGGCGTTTcgttccgtttttttttttattaactaatACCGCAACTTCTTCTGTCTTGTCTTGTCCTGTGACTGAAGGCAAAACTGCCCGATTATAATCCAATCTCAAGCTTCCCCGTTGACAAGGAAACCGATGAACGTGAACTAGAGGAAACAAGATGGAGTCCTGGCGTTGTGGCCGATGGCGACTTGTTAATGTTTCTGCGTGCGGCACGCTCCATGGCTGCATTTCAAGGAATGTGTGATGGCGGTTTAGAAGACGGTTGTTTGGCTGCCAGTCGCGACGACACAACAATTAACGCACTAGACGTGGTAAGTGAACCCATTTAACTCCTACTCTGACTTTCCGCCTGCCATCCGTTCGACTAATTGTTGTCGCATTCCGTTTTAATAGCTGCACGATTCTGGCTACGATCCAGGCAAAGCTCTACAAGCGCTCGTAAAGTGCCCCGTATCAAAGGGCATTGACAAGAAGTGGACCGAGGACGAAACGAAAAAGTTCATCAAGGGTCTACGACAATTTGGCAAGAATTTCTTTAGGATCCACAAGGACCTGCTGCCACACAAAGACACACCGGAGCTGGTCGAGTTCTACTATCTGTGGAAGAAGACGCCCGGTGCCAACAATAATCGCCCGCATCGGCGACGCAGACAGAGCGCCTTGCGTCGCAATCGTGTTACGCGCGCCAACAATACACCTCCCAAAAAGGAGGACACCCCGGAACCACAAGCtgcgacgacggcgacggcggcggcgtcggctGCAGAGACGGCGAATCGCTCATCGCCCGCTGTCTCCAAGGAGGAGAACAGTTCTCTAACCGAGGACGACGCCAGCGAGTGTGACAGTGATTCGAGTCTGACCAACAAAAGGGATGAATCACCCTCAAGGATGAGGACGAGAAACAAacaacagaacaacaacaacaacaacaacagcagcagcgccagtgCAGCTGGTGGCGGTGGCAactccgctgctgctgctactgctgcctCCTCCGTCAACGCTTCTGCCAACAGCAGCTCCGCCAAGGATCAATCCTCGGGCTCAgcgagcaacaacagcaacgccgTGGCGAACGGCAAGCGACCCAAACGGGGCTCCGATACACcggatgctgccgctgccgcagcagccgctgttGCCGGCGACAGTCCCAAAACGCCCACCAAGAGCGTGGCCGAGGGATCCGGCAATAAGCGCAAGGGCGGCAAGCAGGACACGCCCAACAAGAAGAAGCGCACCGAAACGGAtaccaataacagcagcagcgagcagGCCAACAACAGCACCGAGGACAACATCAAGGAGAAGCAGCGCAAGCGACCGGACAGTCCAGTCGAGAGCATGAACTCCGACAGTCGTCCCGACTCTGTTCTGGACGATGGCGAGTCGAATACAACAGACACGGATGGCCGCACAGCGGAGCAGCAGTCCAGCAAGGACAGCAAGGAGATCAACTGCAAGGAGGAGAGCGGCGCTGTGACGCTGTCCGGCGATCTGGACTCCAAGTCGGAGGTCAATGAGAAATCGATCAAAACCGAAACGTCCTGCGCGGAAGACAACAAAGATGCCATCAAGAACATGGATGAGGAGACCAATATTCAAGCGCCCAGCAGCATACAGCCACTCAGCATCAAGCCCACGCACGTGGATGGTCTGCTAAAGGACTCCAGCTCCTTGGAGGCACCACaagctgctgttgcggttgcACCGATTGCAATGAAGGTGCCCACAATTGCCACCGTCGAGGCGCTCAATGCCTCTGTCGACCGTGATCGCAAGGAAGCCATTGAGAAAATGGAGATATGTGAGAATGAAGCGGCTGCACGTGATCCCGATCTGCTCAAGAAGCTCGCTAGCATCAAGCAGGAGACATtgcctcagcagcagcagcagcaacaacaacaacaacaacaacaacaacagcagcagcaacaacaacaacatcagcagcagcaacagcaacagctgggTGTGCCGCCAGTGTCAGCTGCCTCGGGGCCCATGCAGGAGGCTGTTTACATTAAAAAGGAGCCCATGGAGGACTCGATGGACGCCACATGCAATCAAAACAGCAACGAGCCGCAGGATCTCAAGGTTAAAATCGAAATCAAAAACGAGGATCTGAAAATAAATGCCAGCGGTCTGCCACCAGTCAGTTCCGCGGCGCCGCCGCCCAATGCCCAACTTGCTGGCCTGCATCATGGCGCCGTGGATGGTGTCAATGCGGAGCCACTGCATCTACAGCATATGCCACATGGACCAACGCCGCAGGCGCCCGCCGGTTATCTAATCGACGGGCAGCTTAAGTATGGACCACCCGGGCAACCGCCTCcacagccgccgccgcagctgcaCAGTGATCCGGGCAGCGGTGGGGTAGCGAGCGCAACGCCTCAGAAATATCCTGGCGATATGGAAATGAAGTACAACGAGGCGGCCGTCAAATTTGAGCCCAGCAGCGGTAAATTTGCGCCACAGGAGCTGAAGTATCCGGTGCCACCGCAACTGGATCCGCTCAAGTACAGCCAGGAGATTCAGgcagcggctgccgctgcggcAGCTGTGGGCAAATACGACATGAAGTACATGATCGAGCAGCAGGGCAAGTACCCGGTGGAGCTGGCACCGCCCAAACCGGGCTACCAGGAGGCGCTCAAGATACCCGATGTAAAGCCGGGCTTTGCCCATCTGCCGCACAACATTGGCCCGTCGTTGGACGGACCCGGTTCGCACAAATATGCGCCGTCAGCTCAGCCCGGCCAGCCGATGGATCAGCAGCCGCCGGGCGCGACACCACCGCCCGGCATTGCCATGCCCAAGCCGCATTATCAGCACGATGTGCAGACGCCACCGCTGGGGCGACCCTTTGAGCCCGCAGGCCTCATGCTCAAGTATGGTGATCCATTGGCCGGCAAATATGGGCCGCCACAGCCGCAGGATCTCAAGTATCCGATGCCGCCCGTGTCCGCTGCCGGCGGCGAGAATCTGATCAAAGCCTCGCCATATGGCCCGCCGCCAGAGAGTCCCATTGACGCCTCGGCGCGCTCCACGCCCGGCCAGGATAGCCAGGgcagcaatagcaatagcaattCGCAGCCGCCATCCTCACAGCCGCAGCAGTTCCAGTCGCCGCATCCCTCGCCGCACATGCCTTCGCCAGCTGGCGGCGGTTTGCCACCTGGCATGCATCCACAAAATCTCATCTCCCCGCACAGCCATGGACCGCCGCCGAATAGTGGCGCCGGTTCCGGTCCAGGTCCACAGCCGCCAACGTCGCTGCATCAGCCGATTAGCAGCACAATGTCGGGTCAGGGTGGACCGCCCAGTCTGCAGCATGGACTGCCGCCGGGCCCGGGTGGCCCACACGCACAAATATCGGTCGCCAATTCGCTGTCGGGCGTCGTCTCATCGCTGGGCGCGCCCACGCTTTCCACAATGGCGCCCTCGCATCCCATGCACCCGCACATGCATCCGCACCAGCATCCGCATCTGCAGTCGCTGCAGTCACTGCACCGACCGCATCCCGATCTGCCGCCATCCATGCATCCGCATGCGCCCATGGCCATGTCGCTGCAGGCGCCAGGTCCGCCGCCACCGCACAGCCACGGCCATCCGCTGGCGCCCGGCCacggacagcagcagcagcagccaggacCGGGTGGTCCAGCTGGCACAGTACGCACGCCTTCGccggcgcagcagcaacagccgccgcCGCGTAGCCTGCACGAGCCGCTGCCAACATCGCGTGAGCCGCCCGCCTCGCACACATCGACGGCGCCAACGGGGTCGATAAGCGGCCTGAGCTCCGGGCCGGGACAGGGCCAGGGACCGGGACCAATGCCACATCAGTCACCGCACGCGCATCGCACATCACCGCTGCCGGGTCTGGCGCATCCGTCTGGCCTCATAGGCCATCCGATGCCCATACATCCGCACTTGGCGCACCTGCCACCGGGTCATCCGGCGCACGCAGCGCTCGCGCATCCCGGCCATCATCTGCTCTCGCATTCGATAGCAGGGCTGAGCCATGGCGGCGGTCCCATTGCGCTCTTGGCGGGTCCCGGTGGACTGGGTGGCCTGCCCGAGTCGGCGCTCAGTCGACGCACACCGCCTAGCCATCTGTCGCACCCGCATGCCTCGTCAGCGCCCTCGACGCCGCACTCGGTGGCCATCTCGACGAGCATGTCGCTGACCACCACACCCAATACGGTGCCATCGTCCGCCTTTAGTCGCGCCAGTCCCAGCGTGCAACTCTCCAGCGGTTCCGCTCCAGCTGGCCctggcggcaacagcaacagtggCACGCCGAACAACTCGtccgcagctgccgctgctgcggccgcggCCGCTGCACATCGCGCCGCCTCGCCCGCTTCCAGTGTGGGCAGCCTGAGTCGCCAGAGTCCGCTGCATCCTGTGCCGCAATCGCCGCTGAGTCATCATCCCTCATCGTCGGCGTTGTCCGCCGCGGCGGCGGCCGTTGCCGAACGGGATCGGCATGCGCTGATGCGCCAACAGTCGCCGCATATGACGCCGCCGCCAGTGTCCAGCGCATCGGGTCTGATGGCCAGTCCGCTCAGCAAGATGTATGCACCGCAGCCGGGTCAGCGAGGATTGGGTACTTCGCCGCCGCCGCATTTGCGACCGGGCGCCTCGCCGCCGGTTATACGCCATCCACAgatgccgctgccgttgccgttgatTGCACCAGGCGGTGGCATACCGCAGATTGGCGTGCATCCTGGTCAGTCGCCGTATCCGCATCCGTTGCTACATCCCTCGGTCTTCTACTCGCCGCACCATCACAATCCCTTCAACTCGCCGTACGGCTATGCGCCCTATGGGCCTGGCTTCCCTGCCTATATGAAGCCGCCGCCACCAGCCGGTCCACTGGATCCCGCCGCTGTGATGGCGGCCCATCATGCTGGATTGTCTGGTCCGCCGCCGCAATCGCGTCAGGATGAACAgaatgcagcagctgccgccgcggTGGCTGCTGAAAAGCAACACGCGGCGGCAGTAGCCGCTgctcaacagcaacacaagacgccccagcagcagcagcaacagcagcagcaacaacaacaacaacagcaacagcagcaacaacaacaacaacaacagcatcaacaacaacaacaacagcagcagcaacaacaacagcaacaacagcagcaacaacagcaacaacaacagcagcagcagcagcagcaacctgGCGGTCCGCAACAGAATAAGCCGCCGACGCCAAAGACGCCGCAGGGACCTGGTGGCATGAGTGTCGGCATGGGCGGGCCAGGCACGCCAACAGGTCTGCCACCTGGTGCCTATCCGGGCTCTCACCTGGCCGGCtatccgccgccgccgcactCGTCGCCGTTTGCGCCGCAGGATGGACAGCAGCATGGCATGAAACCGACCTCGCACATGGATGCGTTGCGAGCGCACGCGCACTCGGCCAACTCTGCGGGCATGGGCGGTGGACATCATCCGACAGAGCCATGTAAGTGTCAGCAACTCGAAGAGATTTGGCAGCTGTTCTCAAATAATCATAAATCTTGTGTATTTGTAGTGCCCATTGACATTGAGCCGGATCCGGAGCCGGAGATACCTAGCCCCACGCACAACATACCGCGCGGTCCCAGTCCCGAGGCGAAGCCCGACGATACCGAATGCCATCGCTCGCAGTCGGCCATGTAAGTAGCCCCAACATTGAATACACTTGCTTCAGCCAAATCTTAATTATCTATTCACACGCATTGCAGCTTTGTGCGGCACATCGATCGCGGCGACTACAACTCGTGCACGCGCACGGATCTGATCTTCAAGCCGGTGACCGACTCGAAGCTGGCGCGCAAGCGTGAGGAACGCGACCGTAAACTGGCCGAAAAGGAGCGCGAGAGAAGACAGGTGAGAAAATGTGCATTGGCTAAATTGAAGAGGGTCTAACAATTATATGTTCTCCCTcttagcagcagcaacaacagcagcagcaacaacaacagcaacaggcagcTGCCGCACAACAGGCTGCACAGCAGGCGAAGCTAAAGGCCGAGCTGAAGCCGCCGTATGCGGACACGCCGGCGCTGCGTCAATTGTCGGAATACGCGCGTCCACATGTCGCCTTCAGGTGAGCGTCGAATCCTTTAAAGGATTTCCATATTGTTGAGTCTTATTTAGTTAAAGTCTTGTTTTGATTTGTAGtcaattatatgtatatgtagttgatttgtgAGTCGCGTTCGTATTGTAATAATTTCCATTTCGATTTCAGTCCTGTTGAGCAGATGGTGCCTTATCATCATCCAATGGGCCCCATGTATAGCCGAGAGAGGTACAGTACCTAGTACAAGCCTGCCAAATCCTCATCTCAAAGCACAACTACACacgcaaaacacacacacacccgcacacacccgcacacatgcacacacatttatactGACAACCGAACTAATCCTTTGCTAACTAACCTTCATATTTTGCTTAATTACACGCACGGTCAAAATTAATGCTTCAGTTCTTAATCCATTCGCTGCTTATTTGCCTGCCCTTAACCTTAATCCTCGACAAAATATTAAACCTATTTCTGCTTCTCCAAATTGTAGGCCCTTACTCATGCTTCCAACCTTGACTAATTGCAGAGAATTGGAGGAGATTAAAAATGCACAAGCGGCTGCCGCGAGTCAATCGCGACTGGATCCACACTGGATGGAATACTACAGACGGTAAGTCGCAGCCTCAAACAATCTTACCCAGGCAATCTTACTAAATTCTCAACTTCTGTTGCAGTGGCATACATCCCTCACAGTTTCCGCTGTACGCGAATCCGGCCATTTCACAAATGGAACGCGAGCGCCTGGGCATACCGCCGCCGCATCATGTTGGCATGGATCCGGGCGAGCATATGGTGCGTATAGACTGCATGGCCAGCTCTCATCTTGTACACCATACTCGAAACTCCACTCATATTCACAGAATCAATCGTAtttggaaaaagaaaaaaaaaagcaaaaacaaaacaatttaaaccaAACGAATTCAAAACATCTCTGCACAAATCACATGTCCACTTGTCAGCTCAATTaaccaaaaagaaattgaaaacgaAAAAGATCTGTCATTAATTAGCGTACAACATGTGTCCATGTCCAAGCTAACCCACATTTGGCCAGCCAAGTGTCTTGTGCTCCACATGTGAGACGTGTCGCTGCCGCTCTCTAACTCCCATTTGTAAGCCATCAGCAGTCGGTGCTCGTTTCTTGTTTCTCGTTGCTCGTTTTCGCCATTCTAACACGCATTATCCACAATTCCATAACGCATATTCCCGCTCCCACTTACAACAAAAATGTCGCATTGCTATATTGCAAGCAGGCTCCATTATTCTCAGACGCAGCACTGGCTCTTTTGAAACTATCAACGATATTCAATAATTTTCAGATACGATTGACGAGAGAATATCATGCACACTCTCATACTCATTTACATTTGCCTTTGCATCCACAGCCGCAACCACCGGAGGCCGGTTTCCAACTGCCACGTGAGTTTGTATAGTCGCTGAGTTGtgaaaatcacaaaaataaaactaatgtGTGCATATCTCTATGCTTCACTTTTCCCcctcttttctctctctctctctctctccgcaCTCTCTTCATTTTGAATCTTTAGCGAATGTTGGGCAATATCCGCGCCCAAATATGCTTAT
The sequence above is a segment of the Drosophila virilis strain 15010-1051.87 chromosome 3, Dvir_AGI_RSII-ME, whole genome shotgun sequence genome. Coding sequences within it:
- the Gug gene encoding arginine-glutamic acid dipeptide repeats protein isoform X6, translated to MAASTQGEIRVGPGHQAKLPDYNPISSFPVDKETDERELEETRWSPGVVADGDLLMFLRAARSMAAFQGMCDGGLEDGCLAASRDDTTINALDVLHDSGYDPGKALQALVKCPVSKGIDKKWTEDETKKFIKGLRQFGKNFFRIHKDLLPHKDTPELVEFYYLWKKTPGANNNRPHRRRRQSALRRNRVTRANNTPPKKEDTPEPQAATTATAAASAAETANRSSPAVSKEENSSLTEDDASECDSDSSLTNKRDESPSRMRTRNKQQNNNNNNNSSSASAAGGGGNSAAAATAASSVNASANSSSAKDQSSGSASNNSNAVANGKRPKRGSDTPDAAAAAAAAVAGDSPKTPTKSVAEGSGNKRKGGKQDTPNKKKRTETDTNNSSSEQANNSTEDNIKEKQRKRPDSPVESMNSDSRPDSVLDDGESNTTDTDGRTAEQQSSKDSKEINCKEESGAVTLSGDLDSKSEVNEKSIKTETSCAEDNKDAIKNMDEETNIQAPSSIQPLSIKPTHVDGLLKDSSSLEAPQAAVAVAPIAMKVPTIATVEALNASVDRDRKEAIEKMEICENEAAARDPDLLKKLASIKQETLPQQQQQQQQQQQQQQQQQQQQQHQQQQQQQLGVPPVSAASGPMQEAVYIKKEPMEDSMDATCNQNSNEPQDLKVKIEIKNEDLKINASGLPPVSSAAPPPNAQLAGLHHGAVDGVNAEPLHLQHMPHGPTPQAPAGYLIDGQLKYGPPGQPPPQPPPQLHSDPGSGGVASATPQKYPGDMEMKYNEAAVKFEPSSGKFAPQELKYPVPPQLDPLKYSQEIQAAAAAAAAVGKYDMKYMIEQQGKYPVELAPPKPGYQEALKIPDVKPGFAHLPHNIGPSLDGPGSHKYAPSAQPGQPMDQQPPGATPPPGIAMPKPHYQHDVQTPPLGRPFEPAGLMLKYGDPLAGKYGPPQPQDLKYPMPPVSAAGGENLIKASPYGPPPESPIDASARSTPGQDSQGSNSNSNSQPPSSQPQQFQSPHPSPHMPSPAGGGLPPGMHPQNLISPHSHGPPPNSGAGSGPGPQPPTSLHQPISSTMSGQGGPPSLQHGLPPGPGGPHAQISVANSLSGVVSSLGAPTLSTMAPSHPMHPHMHPHQHPHLQSLQSLHRPHPDLPPSMHPHAPMAMSLQAPGPPPPHSHGHPLAPGHGQQQQQPGPGGPAGTVRTPSPAQQQQPPPRSLHEPLPTSREPPASHTSTAPTGSISGLSSGPGQGQGPGPMPHQSPHAHRTSPLPGLAHPSGLIGHPMPIHPHLAHLPPGHPAHAALAHPGHHLLSHSIAGLSHGGGPIALLAGPGGLGGLPESALSRRTPPSHLSHPHASSAPSTPHSVAISTSMSLTTTPNTVPSSAFSRASPSVQLSSGSAPAGPGGNSNSGTPNNSSAAAAAAAAAAAHRAASPASSVGSLSRQSPLHPVPQSPLSHHPSSSALSAAAAAVAERDRHALMRQQSPHMTPPPVSSASGLMASPLSKMYAPQPGQRGLGTSPPPHLRPGASPPVIRHPQMPLPLPLIAPGGGIPQIGVHPGQSPYPHPLLHPSVFYSPHHHNPFNSPYGYAPYGPGFPAYMKPPPPAGPLDPAAVMAAHHAGLSGPPPQSRQDEQNAAAAAAVAAEKQHAAAVAAAQQQHKTPQQQQQQQQQQQQQQQQQQQQQQQQHQQQQQQQQQQQQQQQQQQQQQQQQQQQQQPGGPQQNKPPTPKTPQGPGGMSVGMGGPGTPTGLPPGAYPGSHLAGYPPPPHSSPFAPQDGQQHGMKPTSHMDALRAHAHSANSAGMGGGHHPTEPLPIDIEPDPEPEIPSPTHNIPRGPSPEAKPDDTECHRSQSAIFVRHIDRGDYNSCTRTDLIFKPVTDSKLARKREERDRKLAEKERERRQQQQQQQQQQQQQQAAAAQQAAQQAKLKAELKPPYADTPALRQLSEYARPHVAFSPVEQMVPYHHPMGPMYSRERPLLMLPTLTNCRELEEIKNAQAAAASQSRLDPHWMEYYRRGIHPSQFPLYANPAISQMERERLGIPPPHHVGMDPGEHMIRLTREYHAHSHTHLHLPLHPQPQPPEAGFQLPPNVGQYPRPNMLIPREPHSDVLLRMSYADQLQYLQAAEFQRQSLHDQYFRQRPR
- the Gug gene encoding arginine-glutamic acid dipeptide repeats protein isoform X5; the protein is MAASTQGEIRVGPGHQVNDVYAKLPDYNPISSFPVDKETDERELEETRWSPGVVADGDLLMFLRAARSMAAFQGMCDGGLEDGCLAASRDDTTINALDVLHDSGYDPGKALQALVKCPVSKGIDKKWTEDETKKFIKGLRQFGKNFFRIHKDLLPHKDTPELVEFYYLWKKTPGANNNRPHRRRRQSALRRNRVTRANNTPPKKEDTPEPQAATTATAAASAAETANRSSPAVSKEENSSLTEDDASECDSDSSLTNKRDESPSRMRTRNKQQNNNNNNNSSSASAAGGGGNSAAAATAASSVNASANSSSAKDQSSGSASNNSNAVANGKRPKRGSDTPDAAAAAAAAVAGDSPKTPTKSVAEGSGNKRKGGKQDTPNKKKRTETDTNNSSSEQANNSTEDNIKEKQRKRPDSPVESMNSDSRPDSVLDDGESNTTDTDGRTAEQQSSKDSKEINCKEESGAVTLSGDLDSKSEVNEKSIKTETSCAEDNKDAIKNMDEETNIQAPSSIQPLSIKPTHVDGLLKDSSSLEAPQAAVAVAPIAMKVPTIATVEALNASVDRDRKEAIEKMEICENEAAARDPDLLKKLASIKQETLPQQQQQQQQQQQQQQQQQQQQQHQQQQQQQLGVPPVSAASGPMQEAVYIKKEPMEDSMDATCNQNSNEPQDLKVKIEIKNEDLKINASGLPPVSSAAPPPNAQLAGLHHGAVDGVNAEPLHLQHMPHGPTPQAPAGYLIDGQLKYGPPGQPPPQPPPQLHSDPGSGGVASATPQKYPGDMEMKYNEAAVKFEPSSGKFAPQELKYPVPPQLDPLKYSQEIQAAAAAAAAVGKYDMKYMIEQQGKYPVELAPPKPGYQEALKIPDVKPGFAHLPHNIGPSLDGPGSHKYAPSAQPGQPMDQQPPGATPPPGIAMPKPHYQHDVQTPPLGRPFEPAGLMLKYGDPLAGKYGPPQPQDLKYPMPPVSAAGGENLIKASPYGPPPESPIDASARSTPGQDSQGSNSNSNSQPPSSQPQQFQSPHPSPHMPSPAGGGLPPGMHPQNLISPHSHGPPPNSGAGSGPGPQPPTSLHQPISSTMSGQGGPPSLQHGLPPGPGGPHAQISVANSLSGVVSSLGAPTLSTMAPSHPMHPHMHPHQHPHLQSLQSLHRPHPDLPPSMHPHAPMAMSLQAPGPPPPHSHGHPLAPGHGQQQQQPGPGGPAGTVRTPSPAQQQQPPPRSLHEPLPTSREPPASHTSTAPTGSISGLSSGPGQGQGPGPMPHQSPHAHRTSPLPGLAHPSGLIGHPMPIHPHLAHLPPGHPAHAALAHPGHHLLSHSIAGLSHGGGPIALLAGPGGLGGLPESALSRRTPPSHLSHPHASSAPSTPHSVAISTSMSLTTTPNTVPSSAFSRASPSVQLSSGSAPAGPGGNSNSGTPNNSSAAAAAAAAAAAHRAASPASSVGSLSRQSPLHPVPQSPLSHHPSSSALSAAAAAVAERDRHALMRQQSPHMTPPPVSSASGLMASPLSKMYAPQPGQRGLGTSPPPHLRPGASPPVIRHPQMPLPLPLIAPGGGIPQIGVHPGQSPYPHPLLHPSVFYSPHHHNPFNSPYGYAPYGPGFPAYMKPPPPAGPLDPAAVMAAHHAGLSGPPPQSRQDEQNAAAAAAVAAEKQHAAAVAAAQQQHKTPQQQQQQQQQQQQQQQQQQQQQQQQHQQQQQQQQQQQQQQQQQQQQQQQQQQQQQPGGPQQNKPPTPKTPQGPGGMSVGMGGPGTPTGLPPGAYPGSHLAGYPPPPHSSPFAPQDGQQHGMKPTSHMDALRAHAHSANSAGMGGGHHPTEPLPIDIEPDPEPEIPSPTHNIPRGPSPEAKPDDTECHRSQSAIFVRHIDRGDYNSCTRTDLIFKPVTDSKLARKREERDRKLAEKERERRQQQQQQQQQQQQQQAAAAQQAAQQAKLKAELKPPYADTPALRQLSEYARPHVAFSPVEQMVPYHHPMGPMYSRERPLLMLPTLTNCRELEEIKNAQAAAASQSRLDPHWMEYYRRGIHPSQFPLYANPAISQMERERLGIPPPHHVGMDPGEHMIRLTREYHAHSHTHLHLPLHPQPQPPEAGFQLPPNVGQYPRPNMLIPREPHSDVLLRMSYADQLQAAEFQRQSLHDQYFRNQLR
- the Gug gene encoding arginine-glutamic acid dipeptide repeats protein isoform X2 translates to MAASTQGEIRVGPGHQVNDVYAKLPDYNPISSFPVDKETDERELEETRWSPGVVADGDLLMFLRAARSMAAFQGMCDGGLEDGCLAASRDDTTINALDVLHDSGYDPGKALQALVKCPVSKGIDKKWTEDETKKFIKGLRQFGKNFFRIHKDLLPHKDTPELVEFYYLWKKTPGANNNRPHRRRRQSALRRNRVTRANNTPPKKEDTPEPQAATTATAAASAAETANRSSPAVSKEENSSLTEDDASECDSDSSLTNKRDESPSRMRTRNKQQNNNNNNNSSSASAAGGGGNSAAAATAASSVNASANSSSAKDQSSGSASNNSNAVANGKRPKRGSDTPDAAAAAAAAVAGDSPKTPTKSVAEGSGNKRKGGKQDTPNKKKRTETDTNNSSSEQANNSTEDNIKEKQRKRPDSPVESMNSDSRPDSVLDDGESNTTDTDGRTAEQQSSKDSKEINCKEESGAVTLSGDLDSKSEVNEKSIKTETSCAEDNKDAIKNMDEETNIQAPSSIQPLSIKPTHVDGLLKDSSSLEAPQAAVAVAPIAMKVPTIATVEALNASVDRDRKEAIEKMEICENEAAARDPDLLKKLASIKQETLPQQQQQQQQQQQQQQQQQQQQQHQQQQQQQLGVPPVSAASGPMQEAVYIKKEPMEDSMDATCNQNSNEPQDLKVKIEIKNEDLKINASGLPPVSSAAPPPNAQLAGLHHGAVDGVNAEPLHLQHMPHGPTPQAPAGYLIDGQLKYGPPGQPPPQPPPQLHSDPGSGGVASATPQKYPGDMEMKYNEAAVKFEPSSGKFAPQELKYPVPPQLDPLKYSQEIQAAAAAAAAVGKYDMKYMIEQQGKYPVELAPPKPGYQEALKIPDVKPGFAHLPHNIGPSLDGPGSHKYAPSAQPGQPMDQQPPGATPPPGIAMPKPHYQHDVQTPPLGRPFEPAGLMLKYGDPLAGKYGPPQPQDLKYPMPPVSAAGGENLIKASPYGPPPESPIDASARSTPGQDSQGSNSNSNSQPPSSQPQQFQSPHPSPHMPSPAGGGLPPGMHPQNLISPHSHGPPPNSGAGSGPGPQPPTSLHQPISSTMSGQGGPPSLQHGLPPGPGGPHAQISVANSLSGVVSSLGAPTLSTMAPSHPMHPHMHPHQHPHLQSLQSLHRPHPDLPPSMHPHAPMAMSLQAPGPPPPHSHGHPLAPGHGQQQQQPGPGGPAGTVRTPSPAQQQQPPPRSLHEPLPTSREPPASHTSTAPTGSISGLSSGPGQGQGPGPMPHQSPHAHRTSPLPGLAHPSGLIGHPMPIHPHLAHLPPGHPAHAALAHPGHHLLSHSIAGLSHGGGPIALLAGPGGLGGLPESALSRRTPPSHLSHPHASSAPSTPHSVAISTSMSLTTTPNTVPSSAFSRASPSVQLSSGSAPAGPGGNSNSGTPNNSSAAAAAAAAAAAHRAASPASSVGSLSRQSPLHPVPQSPLSHHPSSSALSAAAAAVAERDRHALMRQQSPHMTPPPVSSASGLMASPLSKMYAPQPGQRGLGTSPPPHLRPGASPPVIRHPQMPLPLPLIAPGGGIPQIGVHPGQSPYPHPLLHPSVFYSPHHHNPFNSPYGYAPYGPGFPAYMKPPPPAGPLDPAAVMAAHHAGLSGPPPQSRQDEQNAAAAAAVAAEKQHAAAVAAAQQQHKTPQQQQQQQQQQQQQQQQQQQQQQQQHQQQQQQQQQQQQQQQQQQQQQQQQQQQQQPGGPQQNKPPTPKTPQGPGGMSVGMGGPGTPTGLPPGAYPGSHLAGYPPPPHSSPFAPQDGQQHGMKPTSHMDALRAHAHSANSAGMGGGHHPTEPLPIDIEPDPEPEIPSPTHNIPRGPSPEAKPDDTECHRSQSAIFVRHIDRGDYNSCTRTDLIFKPVTDSKLARKREERDRKLAEKERERRQQQQQQQQQQQQQQAAAAQQAAQQAKLKAELKPPYADTPALRQLSEYARPHVAFSPVEQMVPYHHPMGPMYSRERPLLMLPTLTNCRELEEIKNAQAAAASQSRLDPHWMEYYRRGIHPSQFPLYANPAISQMERERLGIPPPHHVGMDPGEHMIRLTREYHAHSHTHLHLPLHPQPQPPEAGFQLPPNVGQYPRPNMLIPREPHSDVLLRMSYADQLQYLQAAEFQRQSLHDQYFRNQLR